The following are encoded in a window of Methanobrevibacter ruminantium M1 genomic DNA:
- a CDS encoding MATE family efflux transporter: MNVFRSFIDILSDRTVNERGYFFSNKALFALFLPLLVEQALEFCVGLADSMMVASLGEVAISGVSLVDFLVQLLIFSFSALATGGAVIAGQYLGNDEPEKACDASNQLVWFTTILAVIMAVLVLIFRPFLINLFFGQIEPDVFNTSSIYLSYMAISIPFIAIYNSGAAIFRTMNKANLPMQIMFVCDILNVIGNAILLFVFGFGVEGVAIPTVLARALAAVIMIYFVLQERYEIHIRKTLRHKFDWVLLRKVLNVGIPYGVENGVFQLGRILILSLVSTFGTIAIAANSVGYAIGIFSVLPGFAINLGLTAVISRCVGHNDYEQAKFYNKKILIITFLSHLAINLLIFALLPYILQIYNLSPAASALTYQMVVWHGIFAVLIWPIAFTLPTTFRGAGDAKWPMAVSLSVMFICRIALSYVIADFMGVGVFGTWIAMFIDWYVRAAFYVYRYFSGKWMEYRAVGTNLS; the protein is encoded by the coding sequence ATGAATGTTTTTAGAAGTTTTATAGATATTCTAAGCGATAGGACAGTTAATGAAAGAGGATATTTCTTCTCAAATAAGGCACTCTTTGCCTTATTTCTTCCTCTGCTTGTTGAACAAGCCTTAGAATTTTGCGTAGGTCTTGCCGACTCAATGATGGTTGCCTCCCTTGGGGAGGTAGCGATTTCAGGGGTGTCCTTAGTTGACTTTTTAGTTCAGCTGCTTATATTTAGCTTTTCGGCTCTTGCTACAGGGGGAGCTGTTATTGCTGGCCAGTACCTTGGAAACGATGAGCCAGAGAAGGCATGTGACGCTTCAAACCAGCTGGTTTGGTTTACAACCATTCTTGCAGTAATAATGGCTGTTCTTGTCTTGATCTTCAGGCCATTTTTAATCAATCTCTTCTTTGGTCAGATAGAGCCGGATGTCTTTAACACTTCAAGCATTTATCTAAGCTATATGGCTATTTCAATTCCATTCATTGCCATCTACAACTCTGGAGCAGCAATATTTCGTACAATGAACAAGGCAAACCTTCCTATGCAGATAATGTTTGTCTGTGACATTTTAAATGTCATTGGAAATGCCATACTCCTATTTGTCTTTGGATTTGGGGTTGAAGGGGTTGCCATTCCAACTGTTCTTGCAAGAGCATTGGCTGCAGTCATAATGATCTACTTTGTCCTTCAGGAAAGGTATGAAATACATATCAGAAAGACACTTAGGCATAAGTTTGACTGGGTCTTGCTTCGAAAGGTCTTGAATGTGGGAATTCCTTATGGGGTTGAAAACGGCGTGTTCCAGCTTGGAAGGATTCTTATCTTAAGCCTTGTATCTACATTCGGAACAATAGCCATTGCTGCAAACTCTGTAGGATATGCAATTGGGATATTTTCAGTTCTTCCAGGATTTGCAATAAACCTTGGGCTGACTGCCGTCATTTCACGCTGTGTTGGTCATAATGACTATGAGCAGGCCAAGTTCTATAATAAGAAGATACTTATAATAACCTTTTTATCTCATTTGGCAATCAATCTGCTTATATTTGCTCTTCTTCCATATATACTGCAGATATATAATCTATCTCCTGCTGCAAGTGCCTTGACCTATCAGATGGTAGTTTGGCATGGAATCTTTGCAGTTCTAATTTGGCCGATAGCATTTACTCTTCCTACCACATTCAGAGGTGCTGGAGATGCGAAATGGCCGATGGCGGTAAGTTTGTCTGTAATGTTTATCTGCAGGATAGCCTTGTCATATGTGATTGCAGACTTTATGGGAGTTGGTGTATTTGGAACATGGATTGCAATGTTTATAGATTGGTATGTTAGGGCTGCATTCTATGTTTACAGATACTTTAGCGGCAAGTGGATGGAGTATAGAGCTGTTGGGACTAATTTAAGTTGA
- the gdhA gene encoding NADP-specific glutamate dehydrogenase, translated as MSYVDEVIDLIVKENPDEPEFHQAVKEVLESLRVVIEENEEQYRKDALLERLVNPERQIKFRVPWVDDNGQVQVNTGYRVQFNSAIGPYKGGLRFHPSVNVGIIKFLGFEQIFKNSLTGLPIGGGKGGSNFDPKGKSDREVMAFCQSFMTELCKYIGADTDVPAGDIGVGGREIGYLFGQYKRIQGLYEGVLTGKGLTFGGSLARTEATGYGLLYFANAMLKANGETLEGKTVIMSGAGNVAIYAIEKAYQLGAKPVTCSDSTGWIYDPEGIDVELLKEIKEVRRERLTAYAEARPSAEYHEGKGVWTVKADVAFPCATQNELDIDDAKTLVENGVIAVAEGANMPTTLEATEYLIENGVLFSPGKASNAGGVATSALEMSQNSQRLSWTFEEVDSRLQTIMEDIFANVDAAAKEYGFEKNYVVGANIAGFLKVVDAMNAQGIV; from the coding sequence ATGTCCTATGTAGATGAAGTAATTGACTTAATTGTTAAAGAAAACCCTGATGAACCTGAGTTTCATCAAGCTGTAAAAGAAGTATTAGAATCTTTAAGAGTCGTAATCGAAGAAAACGAAGAACAATACAGAAAAGACGCACTTTTAGAAAGATTAGTTAACCCAGAAAGACAAATCAAATTCAGAGTCCCTTGGGTAGACGACAACGGACAAGTGCAAGTAAACACCGGTTACCGTGTACAGTTCAACAGTGCAATCGGACCTTACAAAGGCGGTCTTCGTTTCCACCCTTCCGTAAATGTAGGTATCATTAAGTTCTTAGGATTCGAACAAATCTTCAAAAACTCCTTAACCGGCCTTCCAATTGGCGGAGGTAAAGGAGGATCCAACTTTGATCCTAAAGGAAAATCTGACAGAGAAGTAATGGCATTCTGTCAAAGTTTCATGACTGAACTCTGCAAATACATTGGTGCTGACACTGACGTTCCTGCTGGAGATATAGGTGTAGGTGGTAGGGAAATCGGTTACTTATTCGGTCAATACAAAAGAATCCAAGGATTATACGAAGGAGTTCTCACTGGTAAAGGATTAACTTTCGGCGGATCTTTAGCAAGAACTGAAGCAACTGGATATGGTTTATTATACTTCGCTAACGCAATGCTTAAGGCAAACGGCGAAACCTTAGAAGGTAAAACCGTAATTATGTCTGGTGCAGGAAATGTAGCTATCTATGCTATCGAAAAGGCTTACCAACTTGGAGCTAAACCTGTAACCTGTTCCGATTCCACCGGTTGGATTTACGACCCTGAAGGAATCGATGTAGAATTATTAAAAGAAATCAAAGAAGTAAGACGTGAAAGATTAACTGCATATGCTGAAGCAAGACCATCTGCTGAATACCACGAAGGTAAAGGCGTATGGACCGTAAAAGCTGACGTTGCATTCCCATGTGCTACCCAAAACGAATTAGACATTGATGACGCTAAAACCTTAGTTGAAAACGGTGTCATTGCTGTAGCTGAAGGTGCAAACATGCCAACCACCTTGGAAGCAACCGAATACTTAATTGAAAACGGTGTTTTATTCTCACCAGGTAAAGCTTCCAACGCAGGTGGAGTAGCTACTTCCGCTCTTGAAATGAGTCAAAACTCTCAAAGATTATCTTGGACCTTTGAAGAAGTTGATTCCAGACTCCAAACAATCATGGAAGATATCTTTGCAAATGTAGATGCAGCTGCTAAAGAATACGGATTTGAGAAAAACTATGTAGTTGGAGCAAACATTGCTGGATTCTTAAAAGTAGTTGACGCAATGAACGCTCAAGGAATCGTATAG
- a CDS encoding transposase has translation MILNHYILSGINEKIGEMEEEFQLMLLASEIVDCCFNFFEIERKTSKVGRPHFEIKNMIKLIFYGYINKITSSVVLAHNAKYNFLYSFISHGCEPSDRTIRDYRKNFMSIFQLIMSFTLIATYKLGLSDFKYIAIDGTIKQAYNSPFNIIKEKDIRLLIKHYMVEELTKNEIKKLRKTAKKFLKDKTKTDEEKVDILFEWWRLLDFSGQSSLGLNDHDARWMKIKDKGQIYPKFSYNLQLGTDTESKLICGVNVVQNPTDHYQIPALMNQIISNLNLKPTKISADTIYLTLANLNYLDNLGITALIPTSQQNRENSGEKPNNRFAIGYFVFDEYKNVFICPEGQELTLDGIYQAHPEKGGGNKLKAVYSNFNACNNCINKGVCFKTGHRSITRYVHELAYKTERIISSEKGIEEYKLRSSTVESHNGTFKRVYLYDFIPITGLKRVQGLMFAIVASYNLIRFLNLIKENNMSLQSVINSIRYISSS, from the coding sequence ATGATTTTGAATCATTACATTTTAAGTGGAATAAATGAAAAGATTGGTGAAATGGAGGAGGAATTTCAGTTGATGCTACTTGCTTCGGAAATTGTCGATTGTTGTTTTAATTTCTTTGAAATTGAACGAAAAACTTCAAAAGTCGGCAGGCCTCATTTTGAGATTAAGAATATGATAAAACTGATATTTTATGGCTACATTAATAAAATAACGAGTTCTGTAGTCTTGGCTCATAATGCCAAGTATAATTTTCTCTACAGTTTTATTTCGCATGGCTGCGAACCAAGCGACCGGACAATAAGGGATTATCGCAAGAATTTCATGAGCATATTCCAATTAATAATGAGCTTTACACTAATTGCAACATATAAATTGGGTTTGAGTGATTTTAAGTACATTGCAATTGACGGTACGATAAAACAAGCTTATAACTCTCCCTTTAACATAATTAAGGAAAAAGACATCCGGTTATTAATTAAGCATTATATGGTTGAGGAATTAACAAAAAATGAGATTAAAAAGCTTAGAAAAACAGCGAAGAAATTTTTGAAGGATAAAACGAAAACAGACGAAGAAAAAGTGGATATTCTTTTTGAATGGTGGCGTTTGCTGGATTTTTCTGGACAAAGTTCTCTGGGTTTGAATGATCATGATGCGAGATGGATGAAAATTAAGGATAAAGGACAGATTTATCCAAAATTTTCATATAATCTTCAATTAGGGACAGATACTGAGTCTAAGTTGATTTGCGGAGTTAACGTAGTCCAAAACCCAACAGACCATTATCAAATACCCGCTTTAATGAATCAAATCATAAGCAATTTAAATCTTAAACCAACAAAAATTAGCGCAGATACTATTTATTTAACGCTTGCAAACTTAAATTACTTGGATAACTTAGGAATAACTGCCTTAATTCCAACATCTCAGCAAAATCGAGAGAATTCTGGCGAAAAGCCAAACAATCGTTTTGCTATAGGTTATTTTGTTTTTGATGAATATAAAAATGTTTTCATTTGTCCTGAAGGACAGGAATTGACACTTGATGGAATTTATCAGGCACACCCGGAAAAAGGAGGAGGAAACAAGCTAAAAGCAGTCTATTCTAACTTCAATGCTTGCAATAATTGCATAAATAAGGGAGTATGTTTCAAAACAGGGCATAGATCAATAACAAGATATGTTCATGAGCTTGCTTATAAAACTGAGCGGATAATATCTTCAGAAAAAGGCATTGAAGAATATAAATTGCGTTCTAGTACTGTAGAGTCACATAATGGGACTTTCAAAAGGGTTTATCTTTATGATTTTATTCCAATAACCGGTTTAAAAAGAGTACAGGGATTGATGTTTGCCATTGTAGCTTCATATAACTTAATAAGATTCTTAAATCTTATTAAAGAAAATAATATGAGTTTACAATCTGTTATTAATTCAATAAGATACATATCATCGAGTTAA
- a CDS encoding ArsR family transcriptional regulator has product MKILISNLKGKELVEIAMKNQIDKLISVYSNYNETSLLDQYMTKENIKISTTNAIDACKQLTDIIRHQDTDDEIYVASDGNFLGSMLNFVANKEAADYIFYSFNNQIIQMPRLSINLSETKMKILKSLNETEQTAILIGKNIGISRAMVYKHINSLMEDGLVGQTKQYEKYYLTNAGKMLII; this is encoded by the coding sequence ATGAAAATACTAATCTCAAATTTAAAGGGAAAGGAACTTGTGGAAATAGCTATGAAAAACCAGATAGACAAGCTAATTTCAGTCTACTCAAACTATAACGAAACAAGCCTCCTTGATCAGTACATGACTAAAGAAAACATAAAGATAAGTACAACAAATGCAATTGATGCCTGCAAGCAGCTTACAGACATAATTCGCCATCAAGACACAGATGATGAGATCTATGTTGCAAGCGATGGAAACTTTTTAGGATCAATGCTGAACTTTGTTGCAAATAAGGAAGCTGCAGACTATATATTCTATTCCTTCAACAATCAGATTATCCAAATGCCTAGATTAAGCATAAATCTATCTGAAACAAAAATGAAAATTCTAAAGAGTCTGAATGAAACAGAGCAGACTGCAATTCTTATTGGAAAGAATATAGGAATCTCTAGAGCCATGGTCTATAAGCATATAAACAGCCTTATGGAAGATGGCCTGGTGGGGCAGACTAAGCAGTATGAAAAGTACTATCTAACAAATGCAGGAAAGATGCTGATTATCTAA
- the dph5 gene encoding diphthine synthase: protein MFYLVGLGLFDEKDISLKGIETLKKVDKVYAEFFTSRLFGSNFESIEETIGKEIIVLDRTQVEEESVFLKEAKEIDVALITGGDPLIATTHSDFLVECARDGTDFEVIHGSSILSSAPAISGLQAYKFGKVTTIPFPDLEYNYFPKSPYMAIEENLKNDMHTLVLLDIQAHKDKYMTINEGLENLMTIKDNLEREGMIDENSLAIGIARVGSKDNVVKAGYIKDLLDYDFGGPLHCIVIPSKLHIVEAEYLVHVADGPKEILDDL, encoded by the coding sequence ATGTTTTATTTAGTGGGATTAGGTTTATTTGATGAAAAAGACATTTCCTTAAAGGGAATTGAAACTTTAAAAAAAGTTGATAAGGTTTATGCTGAATTTTTCACTTCACGCTTGTTTGGATCTAACTTCGAATCCATTGAAGAGACTATTGGAAAAGAGATTATTGTTCTTGATAGGACTCAAGTTGAAGAGGAATCTGTTTTTTTAAAGGAAGCTAAGGAAATTGATGTTGCTCTCATTACAGGGGGAGACCCTTTGATTGCAACCACCCACTCAGACTTTTTAGTTGAATGCGCAAGGGATGGAACCGACTTTGAAGTGATTCACGGTTCAAGCATACTATCTTCCGCACCTGCAATTTCAGGGCTTCAGGCCTATAAGTTTGGAAAGGTGACAACCATTCCATTCCCAGACCTTGAGTACAACTATTTCCCTAAGTCCCCTTATATGGCTATTGAAGAGAACTTGAAAAATGATATGCATACTTTGGTTCTTTTAGATATTCAAGCTCATAAGGATAAGTATATGACAATCAATGAAGGATTAGAAAACCTAATGACAATCAAGGACAATCTTGAAAGGGAAGGGATGATTGATGAGAACAGCTTGGCAATTGGAATTGCTAGGGTAGGATCCAAGGACAATGTAGTAAAGGCAGGATACATTAAGGATCTTTTGGATTATGATTTCGGAGGCCCTCTTCATTGCATTGTGATTCCATCTAAATTGCATATTGTGGAAGCTGAATATTTGGTTCATGTTGCAGATGGTCCTAAAGAGATTTTAGATGATTTATAG